Proteins encoded in a region of the Shewanella polaris genome:
- the hrpB gene encoding ATP-dependent helicase HrpB produces MTTKLPIHAVLNALREQFATHSQIILEAPTGAGKSTALPLAMLAWPEISGKILMLEPRRVAARNVAQFIAKQLGQPVGQLVGYRVRGESKVSADTRLEIVTEGILTRMIQQDPELSGIDVIIFDEIHERHLPTDLGLALALEVQQSLRDDLHIIAMSATLSGLPLDTLMPDAAKIHSDGRSFAVEIAYQPCPSQQMWLTHMSRVIIDIISDSNLTPYQQGSVLAFLPGKGEIRKLAGLLRQRLDASWLICPMYGDLSSAEQDLAIRAAEPGKRKIVLATNVAESSLTIEGITLVIDSGYRREASFNPKTGVTRLGLKRISQASAIQRSGRAGRLAAGYCVRLWSQEEQGRMRNVDEPEITQAELTAMALDCANWGAKSFAELSLLTPPPQIHEQVAWRLLIQLELIDQQHKLTPLGREAYALGCHPRLAHMLLKAKQLALQDNQPQLCLLACVLAGIIEARGLPKKGADIHHYLTEALQGQIKQQVRQWQQSLAISGQVNEAIRNASTRDISYLLALAYPDRIAKARGHEGFLLSNGTGVVINADDSLAHEPWLVVADFQETQGRNAGQVYLATKLDERLFTAELASLVTTHIHGGWDEAKGRFFAEKHTKIGEVIIKTDTGITPEPAQIIAALLEQVRIKGLTILNRDDKLIQLQYRVELARHFTPEHDWPCLTDEHLLATLEDWLGPYLDNIRSLAALTKVGAYGLVKNLLNWQQQQLLEQLVPTHWPMATGTRAPIRYQMPLDVDGHFYHNAEQQGRALLSVRLQEALGLAQSPTILHGKMTVTMELLSPAQRPLAATADLASFWQGPYMDVKKEMRGRYPRHLWPDDPVNTVATKYTKKKTPGM; encoded by the coding sequence ATGACCACTAAATTACCTATTCACGCGGTGCTCAACGCATTACGCGAGCAGTTTGCCACCCATTCACAGATTATTCTTGAAGCACCTACCGGCGCGGGTAAATCAACGGCATTGCCATTGGCCATGTTAGCTTGGCCTGAAATTAGTGGCAAAATTCTGATGCTTGAACCTCGTCGAGTCGCCGCCAGAAATGTTGCACAATTTATCGCTAAACAATTGGGACAACCAGTTGGGCAACTGGTGGGTTATCGTGTGCGCGGCGAGTCAAAAGTCAGCGCAGATACTCGTTTAGAAATTGTTACCGAAGGTATTTTGACCCGAATGATCCAGCAAGATCCTGAACTGAGTGGGATTGATGTGATTATTTTCGATGAAATTCACGAGCGTCACCTCCCTACCGATTTAGGCTTGGCTTTAGCATTGGAAGTACAGCAATCATTACGTGACGATTTACACATTATTGCTATGTCAGCCACCTTGTCGGGTTTGCCATTAGACACCTTGATGCCTGATGCTGCGAAAATACACAGCGATGGCCGTAGTTTTGCCGTTGAGATTGCTTATCAACCTTGCCCTAGCCAACAGATGTGGCTAACGCACATGTCTCGTGTGATCATCGATATCATTTCAGACTCCAATCTAACGCCATATCAGCAAGGTAGTGTGCTCGCATTTTTACCTGGTAAAGGTGAGATCCGTAAATTAGCCGGACTATTACGTCAGCGTTTGGATGCATCATGGCTTATTTGTCCTATGTATGGCGACTTGTCGTCAGCGGAGCAAGATCTCGCCATTCGCGCTGCAGAACCGGGTAAACGTAAAATCGTCCTCGCGACCAATGTGGCTGAATCAAGTTTAACGATTGAAGGTATTACCCTTGTCATAGACAGTGGTTATCGACGTGAAGCGAGTTTTAACCCTAAAACCGGCGTGACACGCTTAGGGCTTAAGCGTATTAGCCAAGCCTCGGCAATTCAGCGTAGTGGCCGTGCAGGGCGTTTAGCAGCTGGTTATTGCGTGCGTTTGTGGAGCCAAGAAGAGCAAGGGCGAATGCGTAACGTTGATGAACCCGAAATCACTCAAGCAGAGCTCACTGCAATGGCGCTTGATTGTGCCAATTGGGGGGCTAAATCATTTGCCGAATTATCGCTGCTCACACCACCGCCGCAGATCCATGAACAAGTTGCTTGGCGGTTACTCATTCAATTGGAATTAATTGACCAGCAACATAAGTTAACACCACTTGGTCGAGAGGCTTATGCATTAGGTTGCCATCCGCGCTTAGCGCATATGCTGCTTAAAGCTAAACAACTTGCTTTGCAAGACAATCAGCCACAGCTTTGTCTGTTAGCATGCGTTTTAGCAGGCATTATTGAAGCCCGTGGATTACCGAAAAAAGGCGCTGATATTCATCATTATTTGACCGAGGCTTTGCAGGGACAGATTAAACAACAAGTAAGACAATGGCAGCAATCTTTGGCGATATCGGGACAGGTAAATGAAGCAATACGTAATGCATCCACACGTGATATTAGTTATTTGTTAGCACTTGCTTACCCAGATCGTATTGCCAAAGCCCGTGGTCATGAAGGCTTTTTATTGAGTAATGGTACTGGTGTGGTGATCAATGCCGATGATAGTTTGGCTCATGAACCTTGGTTAGTGGTCGCTGACTTTCAAGAAACTCAAGGGCGTAATGCCGGCCAAGTGTACCTTGCTACCAAATTGGATGAACGCTTATTTACGGCAGAGCTTGCTTCGTTAGTAACCACTCACATTCACGGTGGTTGGGATGAAGCAAAAGGGCGGTTTTTTGCTGAAAAACATACCAAAATCGGTGAGGTTATTATTAAAACCGATACTGGAATTACACCAGAGCCCGCACAGATTATCGCCGCATTATTGGAACAGGTCCGCATTAAAGGGTTAACAATTCTTAATCGTGATGACAAATTAATCCAGTTACAATATCGGGTTGAATTAGCACGTCATTTTACACCAGAGCATGATTGGCCTTGCTTAACCGATGAGCATTTATTAGCGACACTAGAAGATTGGCTTGGGCCCTATTTAGATAACATTCGCTCACTGGCCGCGTTAACTAAGGTTGGTGCTTATGGGTTGGTGAAAAACTTACTCAACTGGCAACAGCAACAGCTATTAGAACAATTGGTGCCGACACATTGGCCGATGGCAACAGGCACTCGTGCCCCTATTCGTTACCAGATGCCATTAGATGTTGATGGGCATTTTTATCATAACGCCGAACAACAAGGGCGAGCTTTATTAAGTGTACGATTGCAAGAAGCGTTAGGCTTAGCGCAAAGCCCGACCATATTACACGGCAAAATGACGGTGACAATGGAGCTATTATCGCCAGCACAAAGACCATTAGCAGCCACAGCTGATTTAGCAAGTTTTTGGCAAGGTCCTTATATGGATGTAAAAAAAGAAATGCGCGGTCGTTATCCAAGGCATTTATGGCCAGATGATCCTGTGAACACAGTAGCAACCAAATATACTAAAAAGAAAACGCCTGGCATGTAA
- a CDS encoding putative bifunctional diguanylate cyclase/phosphodiesterase, which yields MTNSTQQLLKSVFTDGPIEGNNTSVLSLLNQALQLVCKRMECTAAFVLTSQYDKLFAVDSDIIDTTEQQCVSYFGASSTSEPLFNQQLQDNFPLFESILCNHQPIIYASLAEQELIAADNPILIPLLEIFDDLDIDCKHLGLSSVLQVGNVKVVLGTLCASDTNPVANQYDDPCQFVLNLLEDTAYQLASSLELRRLAVLFDNKNKQYQELFQLLPMPCALIDLHDNVVLQNGVSKHSLPITIGQSLFNLLREDDHPLLLDTLHIVREGILRQAWCEVPLRNGVQIKWYKFSFCQALNQQQQLLLMIEDVTERYRLTDELSFHSNYDVLTGLPNRLQFENMLEELLHEEDQVPACIAFIDLDQFQVVNDLSGHQAGDILLQQVATRLKQLLRKGDVVARLGGDEFGLLMHYSDMSSSQQVAKRICQQLFDHEFIWKGIKHNISASIGIAKVDYADPDIYGVMSKADAACRLAKEKGRNCWHFYNPEDPQMHFMYNQMLASVDITGALALNQFELFYQLIEPLDKPETGIHMEILLRMVQSDGQYISPGVFLPAAERYNLAPRVDKWVIDHLLKWGGNNLAIWKQLSMVSVNLSAMSLADKEFMNWLEMRLMVEPELVSKLCFEITETAAVSQLDQATGLIDLLEPFGCKIALDDFGSGFSSFAYLKCLDVDYVKIDGQFVVNLCENRSDKAIVSAICQLGKDMDFEVIAEFVENTEIGVYLKNIGVDYAQGYAINKPTRLAELQSGLRTPWLT from the coding sequence ATGACCAATAGTACCCAGCAACTATTGAAAAGCGTTTTTACTGATGGACCTATTGAAGGCAATAATACTTCGGTGTTATCACTGCTTAATCAGGCTCTGCAATTAGTTTGCAAAAGAATGGAATGCACTGCTGCATTTGTGTTGACTAGTCAATATGATAAATTATTCGCAGTTGATAGTGATATAATCGATACCACTGAACAACAATGTGTCAGTTATTTTGGTGCATCATCCACATCAGAACCACTTTTTAATCAACAGCTTCAAGATAACTTTCCTTTATTTGAATCCATACTCTGCAATCATCAACCTATTATTTATGCTTCTTTAGCCGAACAAGAGTTAATCGCTGCCGACAATCCAATATTAATCCCGCTTTTAGAGATATTTGATGACCTTGATATTGACTGCAAACATCTTGGATTAAGCTCAGTATTACAGGTGGGTAATGTTAAGGTTGTACTTGGGACCTTGTGTGCATCAGATACTAATCCTGTGGCCAATCAGTATGACGATCCATGTCAATTTGTACTCAATTTACTTGAAGACACAGCATATCAACTAGCGTCTTCATTAGAGTTACGACGTTTAGCAGTGCTATTTGATAACAAAAATAAGCAGTATCAAGAGTTATTTCAATTATTGCCTATGCCATGTGCGCTGATTGATTTACACGATAATGTGGTACTGCAAAATGGGGTGAGTAAACATAGTTTACCTATAACCATAGGGCAGAGTTTATTTAACTTATTACGTGAAGACGATCATCCACTGCTACTTGATACATTGCATATTGTTCGTGAAGGGATTTTACGCCAAGCTTGGTGTGAAGTGCCGCTACGAAATGGAGTTCAAATTAAGTGGTATAAGTTTAGTTTTTGTCAGGCTCTTAATCAGCAACAGCAGTTATTGTTAATGATTGAAGATGTGACTGAGCGTTACCGACTTACCGATGAATTGTCGTTTCATTCAAATTATGATGTGTTAACTGGATTACCCAATCGGTTGCAGTTTGAAAACATGCTTGAAGAACTATTACATGAAGAAGATCAAGTACCTGCTTGTATAGCGTTTATCGATTTAGATCAATTTCAGGTTGTGAATGATTTAAGCGGACATCAAGCTGGTGACATACTGCTACAACAAGTGGCGACACGATTAAAACAATTACTGCGTAAAGGTGATGTTGTTGCACGTTTAGGCGGCGATGAGTTTGGATTATTGATGCATTACTCAGATATGTCATCATCACAACAAGTGGCTAAACGGATTTGTCAGCAATTATTTGACCATGAATTTATTTGGAAAGGTATTAAGCATAATATCAGTGCCAGTATTGGGATCGCCAAGGTAGATTATGCTGATCCTGATATTTATGGCGTTATGAGTAAAGCGGATGCAGCTTGCCGATTAGCCAAAGAAAAAGGTCGCAATTGTTGGCATTTTTATAATCCTGAAGACCCACAAATGCACTTCATGTATAACCAAATGCTTGCTTCTGTTGATATTACAGGAGCGTTAGCCTTAAATCAGTTTGAATTATTTTATCAATTAATTGAGCCGCTAGATAAACCCGAGACTGGTATTCACATGGAAATCTTGCTGCGTATGGTACAAAGCGATGGCCAATATATATCACCAGGTGTATTTTTACCTGCAGCCGAACGTTATAACTTAGCGCCACGAGTCGATAAATGGGTCATTGACCATTTATTGAAGTGGGGTGGCAATAATTTAGCCATCTGGAAGCAACTTTCTATGGTGTCGGTAAATTTATCAGCTATGTCGCTTGCGGATAAAGAATTTATGAATTGGCTCGAAATGCGCTTGATGGTAGAACCTGAGCTAGTGAGTAAATTATGTTTTGAAATTACCGAAACAGCCGCGGTAAGCCAGTTAGATCAAGCCACAGGATTAATCGATTTACTGGAACCTTTTGGGTGTAAAATTGCTTTAGATGATTTTGGTTCTGGTTTTTCCAGCTTTGCTTATTTGAAATGCCTTGACGTAGATTATGTTAAAATTGATGGCCAATTTGTGGTGAATTTATGTGAAAACCGCAGTGATAAAGCCATTGTTTCAGCCATTTGTCAGCTTGGTAAAGACATGGACTTTGAAGTGATTGCAGAGTTTGTGGAAAACACCGAAATTGGTGTATACCTGAAAAATATTGGTGTCGATTATGCTCAAGGTTATGCCATTAATAAACCGACCCGATTAGCAGAATTACAGAGTGGTTTACGGACACCCTGGTTAACATAA
- the thpR gene encoding RNA 2',3'-cyclic phosphodiesterase, with amino-acid sequence MQSCPSTRLFVGFSLDEPQTQKILHLQQSLKHKTDTNPAMVLAHNLHLTLGFFGSVDPTSYADILTAIEQMPKTKFSQTIDTLDWWQAAKTICLKGQACASLHTMADAVRRIADIHQLAKNQYDYIPHISLFRGVTSVSLPKTKPNIQLTIAPSHLHLYQSTRQHNNVHYTILKSWPLKLKE; translated from the coding sequence ATGCAATCATGTCCATCAACAAGATTATTTGTGGGCTTTAGTTTAGATGAACCACAAACACAAAAAATATTACATTTACAACAATCACTTAAACATAAAACAGACACTAACCCCGCAATGGTTTTAGCACACAATTTACATCTAACATTAGGCTTTTTCGGTTCAGTAGATCCGACCAGTTACGCTGATATTCTTACCGCTATAGAACAAATGCCAAAGACCAAATTTAGCCAAACTATCGATACCTTAGATTGGTGGCAAGCTGCAAAAACAATCTGCTTAAAAGGACAGGCCTGTGCATCATTGCACACTATGGCTGATGCCGTTAGGAGAATTGCAGATATTCACCAACTCGCAAAAAATCAATATGACTATATTCCACATATTAGTCTATTTCGCGGGGTGACATCGGTATCACTGCCAAAAACTAAACCGAACATTCAACTCACCATTGCACCGAGCCATTTACATTTATATCAATCGACTCGTCAGCACAATAATGTTCATTATACGATATTAAAAAGTTGGCCTTTAAAGCTCAAAGAATAA
- the pepB gene encoding aminopeptidase PepB codes for MNIMTVTLTTEAPAEHWGKADVTYQGTKATIHLSGGDELRQVQMAARKIRTQGINYVQLEGGLWNLHSQWAFAQGFATAKTGYQVDWCGSDADKETLNHRAVAAQFARKLINDTPEDLSPLSLANQAASWLKNIGGDHVSFTIVEGQELLEKKWVGIHAVGRGSERPPALLELDFNPLGADAPVSVALVGKGITFDSGGYSLKSSEGMLAMKCDMGGAATVTAALGLAMKEGLNKRVKLFLCCAENLISGRAFKLGDILTYKNGTTVEVVNTDAEGRLVLADGLQAASETGAGLIIDAATLTGAAVMAVGSNYNAIFSPQMATLQLAQKSAAAVSENVWPLPLDAWHKDMCPSAYADTANSRPTKGGGAGGASNAAGFLWRFVSPEANWLHVDLAAAFESSASPLWGAGATTHGVLTIAELLKD; via the coding sequence ATGAATATTATGACCGTTACTCTCACCACCGAAGCCCCTGCAGAACATTGGGGTAAAGCTGATGTCACTTATCAAGGTACTAAGGCGACTATCCATTTATCGGGTGGCGATGAACTGCGACAAGTGCAAATGGCTGCAAGAAAAATTCGCACTCAAGGCATCAATTATGTGCAGCTAGAGGGTGGTTTATGGAATTTGCATTCACAGTGGGCATTTGCGCAAGGTTTTGCTACGGCTAAAACAGGATATCAAGTGGACTGGTGTGGCAGCGATGCTGACAAAGAGACGTTGAACCATCGTGCTGTAGCAGCCCAGTTTGCCCGTAAATTAATTAATGATACCCCTGAAGATTTATCGCCGTTGTCTTTGGCTAATCAAGCTGCGTCTTGGTTAAAAAATATTGGTGGCGACCATGTCAGTTTTACTATTGTTGAAGGCCAAGAATTATTAGAGAAAAAATGGGTCGGTATTCATGCTGTTGGTCGTGGTAGTGAACGTCCTCCTGCGTTGTTAGAGCTCGACTTTAATCCATTAGGCGCTGATGCACCGGTATCTGTGGCTTTAGTGGGTAAAGGCATTACATTTGACTCTGGCGGTTATAGCTTGAAGTCGTCAGAAGGCATGTTAGCAATGAAATGCGACATGGGCGGCGCAGCAACTGTTACTGCTGCGTTGGGATTGGCGATGAAGGAGGGGTTAAATAAACGCGTTAAGCTATTCCTTTGTTGTGCGGAAAATCTAATCAGCGGTCGAGCCTTTAAATTAGGTGACATTTTAACGTATAAAAATGGTACTACGGTTGAAGTGGTTAATACTGACGCTGAAGGGCGTTTAGTACTGGCTGATGGTTTACAAGCCGCGTCAGAAACAGGTGCAGGTTTAATTATTGATGCTGCAACATTAACCGGTGCTGCTGTGATGGCGGTAGGTTCAAATTATAATGCGATTTTTTCACCACAAATGGCGACATTGCAATTAGCACAAAAGAGCGCTGCTGCAGTATCTGAGAATGTATGGCCGTTGCCGTTAGATGCTTGGCATAAAGATATGTGTCCATCAGCTTATGCCGATACGGCTAATAGCCGACCAACCAAAGGTGGTGGCGCGGGCGGTGCATCAAATGCTGCTGGGTTCTTATGGCGTTTTGTGTCGCCAGAAGCAAATTGGTTGCATGTTGATTTAGCGGCTGCATTTGAATCATCTGCATCACCATTGTGGGGCGCAGGTGCCACAACTCATGGCGTATTGACGATAGCTGAGTTATTGAAAGACTAA
- the sfsA gene encoding DNA/RNA nuclease SfsA — protein MQFTPKLESGVLIKRYKRFLADIELLNGQEITIHCPNTGSMKNCLFPGEKVWFSTSDNPKRKYAHTWELMQTDQQQLIGINTGRANALAEEAINRQVIPELLGYDSLKREVKYGNENSRIDILLTSQNQPDCYIEVKSCTLLEQQMGYFPDAVTTRGQKHLRELMHMAELGHRAVLLFVVQHSGINCVKPARHIDPQYADLLQQAVLEGVEVLAYKTDLSPLESQITTSCKVMV, from the coding sequence ATGCAATTTACTCCCAAATTAGAATCCGGTGTATTAATTAAACGTTATAAACGCTTCCTTGCAGATATTGAACTGCTTAATGGACAAGAAATCACCATTCATTGCCCTAATACTGGTTCAATGAAAAACTGTTTATTTCCAGGTGAAAAAGTATGGTTTTCCACCTCTGATAATCCCAAACGTAAATATGCCCACACTTGGGAATTGATGCAGACAGATCAGCAACAACTTATCGGGATTAATACTGGACGAGCCAATGCTCTTGCAGAAGAAGCCATTAATCGACAAGTGATACCTGAGCTACTAGGTTATGACAGCCTAAAACGTGAAGTAAAATACGGCAATGAAAACAGCCGTATCGATATTTTACTCACTAGCCAAAACCAACCAGACTGTTATATTGAAGTGAAGAGTTGTACTTTACTAGAACAGCAGATGGGCTATTTCCCAGATGCTGTGACCACTCGAGGACAAAAGCACCTACGAGAGTTAATGCACATGGCTGAATTAGGACACCGTGCGGTATTATTGTTTGTGGTACAACACAGTGGTATAAATTGCGTAAAACCCGCACGACATATCGATCCACAGTATGCTGATTTACTTCAACAAGCAGTATTAGAGGGGGTTGAAGTGTTAGCGTATAAAACTGACCTTTCACCATTAGAAAGTCAGATAACGACTTCATGTAAAGTGATGGTGTAA
- the dksA gene encoding RNA polymerase-binding protein DksA: MPQGTKKLGVLAIAGVDPYQESAGEEYMNPKQRGHFKLILEAWRNQLREEVDRTLTHMQDEAANFPDPVDRAAQEEEFSLELRARDRERKLIKKIEKTLQLIEEDDFGYCNSCGVEIGIRRLEARPTADQCIDCKTLAEIKEKQMAG, translated from the coding sequence ATGCCTCAAGGCACGAAAAAACTTGGCGTACTCGCTATCGCTGGTGTAGATCCTTACCAGGAATCAGCTGGTGAAGAGTATATGAATCCCAAGCAACGTGGTCACTTTAAGTTGATCCTCGAAGCATGGCGTAACCAATTGCGTGAAGAAGTCGACCGTACGTTAACTCACATGCAAGATGAAGCTGCAAATTTTCCTGATCCTGTAGACCGTGCAGCACAAGAAGAAGAATTCAGCTTGGAATTACGTGCACGTGATAGAGAACGTAAACTGATCAAAAAGATTGAAAAGACGTTACAACTAATCGAAGAAGATGATTTTGGTTACTGTAATTCATGTGGTGTCGAAATTGGCATTCGTCGTCTTGAAGCTCGTCCTACTGCCGATCAGTGTATCGACTGTAAGACCCTAGCAGAAATCAAAGAAAAACAAATGGCGGGTTAA
- the gluQRS gene encoding tRNA glutamyl-Q(34) synthetase GluQRS gives MSITSYIGRFAPSPSGPLHFGSLIAALGSYLRAHSQQGQWLVRIEDIDPPREVIGASDNILRTLDAYGLHWHGTVLFQHQRHQAYQNQIDELVANDNAYYCQCSRKIIQTSGGVYDGRCGRHQPRLTHGAIRIRNRVKTDSFVDQIQGHVIVDKHFAEEDFIIKRSDGLYAYQLAVVLDDAYQGITEVVRGCDLLESSCRQISMFSQLGLAQPSWLHLPLACTEKSFKLSKQNNAPAIDIIKPQASINAALAFLGQQTVDYDSVEVMLEQAIEQFNISTIPAKKEIVLSARNS, from the coding sequence ATGAGTATTACTTCCTACATCGGACGTTTTGCGCCATCCCCATCAGGCCCGCTTCATTTTGGTTCACTCATTGCTGCATTAGGCAGTTATCTTCGCGCGCACAGTCAGCAAGGCCAATGGTTAGTTCGTATAGAAGACATTGATCCCCCACGTGAAGTTATCGGTGCAAGTGATAATATCCTTAGAACACTCGATGCCTATGGCTTACATTGGCATGGCACCGTTTTATTTCAACACCAACGACATCAAGCATATCAAAACCAAATTGATGAACTTGTTGCCAATGACAATGCTTATTACTGCCAATGTAGTCGTAAAATCATTCAAACTAGCGGTGGGGTGTACGATGGGCGTTGCGGTCGGCATCAACCTAGACTGACACACGGCGCGATTCGAATTCGTAATCGAGTTAAAACAGATAGTTTTGTTGATCAAATTCAAGGCCATGTGATTGTCGATAAACACTTCGCTGAAGAAGACTTTATCATTAAACGTAGCGATGGTTTATATGCATATCAACTCGCTGTTGTGCTCGATGATGCCTATCAAGGTATCACTGAAGTTGTCAGAGGTTGTGATTTACTTGAATCCAGTTGCCGACAAATAAGCATGTTTTCACAACTGGGATTGGCTCAACCTAGTTGGCTACATTTACCGTTAGCCTGTACCGAAAAAAGCTTTAAATTATCAAAACAAAATAATGCCCCCGCCATCGATATAATCAAGCCACAGGCGAGTATAAATGCCGCACTAGCCTTCTTGGGTCAGCAAACCGTTGATTATGATTCGGTAGAGGTGATGCTTGAACAAGCCATAGAACAATTTAATATAAGCACTATTCCGGCAAAAAAAGAAATTGTCTTATCGGCGAGAAATAGCTAG